Sequence from the Zeugodacus cucurbitae isolate PBARC_wt_2022May chromosome 5, idZeuCucr1.2, whole genome shotgun sequence genome:
caggtggagagcgacctggttacacttgggatctccaactggcgccgaactgcgaaggaaagagaggagtggcgccctctcatcgattcggctataaccggctaaacggttcaacgccaattacatacatacacaagaaAATCGAGTTCATGAAAAAGTATACTAATTTCATCATCATTGGATTTAGTGCCTATTCTTAAGGATTCTTATCTGCACTCCAAACAGAAAATATCCTTTCAGAATATCAATATCTAGCTGTCTCACCAAAGCGAACCAATTGACTGTTCAATTGTCTTTTCCATGGGTTTCTAAGCGCCACCATATTGCATTAAGATATCTCCAAGAATGAAATGGTAttacttattatattttcttcttattaataattaattaatttttaattatttatatatttgacatatatatttattcagaatagGCAATAAAAAGTCGAAATAAAATTGCTCATATTTCTCCTTTtcgaaaattcattttcatttaaattcaaatttatgattaaaatattgaatatatttcactctttttcaaataatcaagctcagatactaaataatttaatcaaaaagTAATTACATTTGTACTGTACTCTACTTCCATAAAACTTTAATACATTTTCCAACATGCAACAACCACTAGATCCATGCCAGTTTGCTGCTAACTTCAAATCATGCCTTACTAATTTAATTACTCTTCAATTTGCTTGTGATTcaattgtaataattataaattaattaagcttaTATTTTCAATAGTCAAAATTGCGTAGATGCAAGGCCATTGAAGCTACAAGCTGTGGTGCTTGGAAAGCAATCAAGATGAAATTGAATTCACACTAGGTTAGTCATATCTACGTACGCATTGTTGCATTTATCttggaaaattttcatattttctaacaATTGTTAGTTTGCGTGATATAGGGTATTTTTTGGCAGATATAGAACTCTCaattaatacaaaatacttaaaaaataattacatgacTTTTGACTTTATTCGGTCGCAAATTTTATGGCGTTTACGTTATACTTTTTCTGGATTTTCGGGCATTTATTTCCCTGACTACATCTTGTTACATTTCGTAATATTTGATTAGGAATAATTTGAATCAAATCATATGATCTTGTCAAGATATGAACCATTTCTTGATATGATTCGGTCATCAAACAATCCTCCTAATAAAGAGATGGTTTCATACGCTATACCAACCAAATGATATTATTTAGCGCTTAGCCGATTGGAACCAAAAAGTCTTACTATAAACTCAAAGGGAATCGAGATAGTCTCTTTAGGACCTAACCTTTAGGACTACTCCCACTGGAAATACGGTAACGTAGCTGTTTCATACACCCATTAAGTTCTCAGAGATCCCATTTTCGGAAATAGATAtccaaaaattgttgttgctggaaaATAATAGTGAAACTCATGACTCcactttgacagctgattttACAGCAATCActttatgcatatatacaccTCTGAAAATACACCCTATATTTATTACTGTACATTTCAAACAATTAAATCTTCTTCACATTTGAATTGTTCATTTccttgtaaatttgtatgtgagCGCTCCATCTCAGATATTCTGCAGTTGCGGCAATAACAATTATGTCGAGGTTTGTGCATTTATGCCGTTATTTGTGGTATCAAAaatcattacaacaacagcaatatgaaTTGGCtacaaatttattgatattcttGGACAACAGAATATGCCAATAATCAAAATTCATACCCAAGTGTAAATCAAATGCATTtgtttggaaattaaattttaataaatacaattaaagcaataaaaggcgattatttgagaaatattttccatgaatgctgacaaaaattttaaggaaaaattttgaaattaaataaattttacttaaagaCAGATACTTTCGTTGCCAGCATATGTATCTTCGTTAGTTTCTTAGTGAGttccacaaatattttacttatgcCAAACGCATGttggaaaaataacaaaatcctTTCTGCAACCCGTAGACAATCAAACACTGCAATCTACAATTATATCCACCACAAAAACTGCCGACGGCGACGACGCATTGTCATCAATATTCCGGGCAGGTTTCACAAACAgcacaacaaattcactttcatggCAAAAGTAATTTTCACACTTGGAACATCCTCGCGTTGTGAACGCTACCAAAAGGCGAGACAGACCCACATACCCACACTCCGCATCCGTTATTTGCTCCAAGTTCCagtgcattaaaataaaatagctaAAGGCGAGATGAAGTACGACCGAGCTTTGGGACCGAAATCAAAGGAAAAACTTTGCGCCGAACCAACACGTTTGGGACGTTGAGTGATTTAAATTTTCCGTCACGTTGTATTGGCAAAGTTTAGAAAATCAGCTGCAGGCTGCCGAAGTAATCAATCATGCAAGCCACAAACAATATTGAATGGCGCACATTTTCTATTAGCTCGATGGCGGAGTTTCAACAGGAAACCTCGAACTATTGTGTTTAAAATTTGtgagtaattattttttaactaactGAGTAATTAAAggcatcaaaataaaatataactagtAAAATACAAGTGCTGTATCATATACTCGTACTGGAGAGGGGACGGTCCCActaaaaaaaattccacaacAGTTCCCCTGAAGAGCCGTCTTCAAAACAGAAATGccgacaaaatttttttaaaagcttaaagactttcttcttcttcttgactggcgtagacaccgcttacgcggttatagccgagtccacaacagcgctccacgcatctctccttttggcagtttggcgccaattggtaatacccagtgaagacaggtccttctccacctggtccttccaccggagtggaggtctccctcttcctcggcttccaccagcgggtactgcatcgaatactttcagagcaggagcactttcatccattcgaacaacatgacctagccagcgtagccgctgtctttttattcgctgaactatgtctatgtcgtcgaataacgcatacagctcatcgttccatcttctgcggtatttaccgttgccaatgtttaagggaccataaatcttccgcaaaacctttctctcgaaaactcctagtgccgtctcatcggatgttgacatcgtctacgcttctgcaccgtaaagtaggacgggaatgatgagagacttgtagagtttggtttttgttcgtcgagagaggactttacttttaaattgcctacttagtccaaagtagcacctgttggcaagagtgattctgcgttgggtttcaaggctgacattattatcgttgttgatgctggtgcccaggtatacaAAACTAtcaactacttcaaagttatgactgtcaacagtgacgtgggagctgtagctgtacactcttataaataattgtaccttctctgtttagctctgcggctcgaactattttctTCAAAACAGAAATGtcgataacatttttttaaaagcttaaagACTTTACGGTAGTATTTATCAGGCTTACTATATAATCACCCGACTCGTCTAGTAATCGTGACCCATAGGATCAAATACGAATCGGGTATTCAAATAGATAGATGGATAATTACCGTCAAGCTCAAGAGAATcatgactattttttttttcgaaaacaacaacTCTACAACCCTGAAATTGGGTCTATGGAGATGCTGTCTAGGAATATCAGTCAACAGTCAGATAAGAAGAGGCAATTTATGTTCTTGGAGCCTGGTATCAATATACTGATActacatatattgaatatataaccTCGAAAATAAGACCGAGAGCAAAATTGGTCGAGACAAAGGTTCCTAGATTTCCATTCACAAGGGTAATAGGAGattgatattgaaaatattatttcttagaaaaaagttaaaattttcgtAAAGCCCTACAAACAAGTACGCATACATGAAAAGAATCAATCAGAAGCAGCTAATGGCGGAAGTGAAAGTCGCACGTACAAATTGGCTACGGACGCCAGGACTCACAAATAGTCGTATACATTCAAACTGCCGGATTCTATGTAGTATAAATAATCATACGTGGCCCATCCTTTTAACTCTAACCCTCAGATGCATTATtgagaaaaaatggaaaatcagCTGAATAAAAGCAATGCATACAAATGAATTGAATGTCAATTTTCACAGCAGGCGCCTCACGGCAGAGGATATGAACATTAGTAAAGGAGAAGCTGGAACTCGAAAGTCAGCACATTTGTTGTCGaactgaaattattataatttaacatgtacatatgtatgtatgtaaaatatggtATTCCATTATTCGAGAACGAAGAAGTCTTTATCCATATCGACGATTTCAGACTTTACCGGAATATTTAAGCGACTAGCCGAAGTGGAAGCGCTTAGCtctgggttaggttaggttggccTGGTAGGCCTGCAGCCCACGCATAGACCATTTAtgatcctttgcgataccagaatggagtgccttcacATGTTCCcagagtagtagtcatcgtttaggatgcctgcgcctgacgtgaattttaatagtttatgaggcttcactaacgatatctcctctaacttatcgtattgTGGGACCActaagtacctaaaacgctgtctcgctaacgtaggacaaacgcacaagagatgctccactgtttccttggtgccccgctcttgacattttctgcattcctctcgatctgacagccccatcttataggcatgtgccgctactaggctgtgaccggtaagaatgccaaccatggtcctacatccctttctatcgagctccagtaggaaccttgaatatttttgatctaccgctttgcacataacctttgcagttttacaccccggtagatccttccaacGAGATATGAGTtttcttgccatgcacctgtctagGTCGTCGTACAtaatgtgcatgggtttaccAATGTTAATCATGTTTCCTGGTGACAGCTGTACTTTTAGCAATCCCGCCTTGATTGCAGCTTAGCTGTCTAAGTAGATTAGATCTAAATAACTTGGAAAATGTTGAGTGCAGTAAAATACCTCAAAGTATGACTCTAGCTTTAAGAATAGGTACAGACTGTTTGGTAGTTGGTCGAACTTATCAATGCATTGCCTCCGATGTTGTCCATCAAATGTCTGGCTTTACAAATCCTCCTATGAAGAGGAAGACAAAACTCTTTAGGGCTGGAAATCTTTTTGTTTAGTTTAATAATAAAGACTAAGGCTCAACCCGACTTTGACTAATGAGACAAAAAAACGTATTTGGTATAGccttgttcggtgtgggttgtcacACATGAAGCTATAGGATGTTGTCGtgtcagacaagaaaagacgtcttgactaatccggtgtgagTTGAGCCTAAACCTAGCAAAAACAGTCAAATACACTAACCTCGTCATAGaccttaatatttcaaaaaacatgTCAAAGAAGTTTTTATGTACAGCACGTAGAAAAAATAGTAATGAGTGTCCAGAAATAAGTATTTTATGATAACCTGAAGGTAACGACAGAAGCCAAGTCAAACTTTCTCACTTGttctctgcgaggagcctggcactcgcacccactaaatccacggcgaccctTTTTACCCATTGGACGAAGGAGTGCAGACTAAGTCTTAACATTCATGTCGATGGCACACCAATTCCAACAGTAAATAATCCCAAGATTTTGGGAGTCacatttgacagtctgcactccttcactccacaCACGACTGCGATACTACTAGtcactaaagtacagagccgcaacaaaatcctcaagtcgctagccggtagcACTTGGGGAAAGGACTAAGAAACgctgtagcaggttaaactcctacttatccagactgaaccccgacatacaaaatacatgtcccgcatgcaacgagtccccgcatattctaaccacctctttgcatgcccaacgaaccctactcatctaacacccctttccctttggtccaaccctgtcgaaacagcactaGGTATGATCTTATTCGGAAGAACtcccagcaacaacaatatcaagttCCCCCTAACTGTAACCGCCACGCTTATTAAACTTCAAGGTGGCAAAGTGTTAAACCacatattttgttataaaaattaatatatatatttatttacatttatataaatgataaaaaatatggtTGGTTAGATTTAAAAATgagtatataaaaaagaataaaaaacttatgtatttacacacatacatatttacaattgaataaaattcataatatttactttttgatatttgataAATCCTTCAACTTATAAACTATAATAAAACTTGATCGCATCCAAATACAGAGCGATCGCCACCCAAAGTAATGTGTTCCAAGTGCATTCAAGTAAGAGAACGAAATGTGTATTCATCGGTCCAATGCGCCAGTGCCAGGGCAACATTTTATGCATAACGCTATGACCCACATACATGATAATGGCATTCATGCCGGACTCCACAAACGGAAAGCCCGCCCACCAGCGACGAACGTCAATAATAAAGTAGAGAATGCTGAGTATGAAGAATGCCAAAGCGGAGGTGACGAAGACAAAAGAAAGAGACCtgcaatagaaaatatttataagtttattgTTACAAAgagtaaaaatttgtttacgaACGCACCAGAGATTTTTATTAATTGGTATGGGACCATCCTCCACAGTGAAAAAGCATAGCGCACCACCCAGCAGAGCCAGAGCAAGTGACCAATATAGCCAGCGTTTAATGCGTGCGCTCCAACCGGTATGAACCAATATAATAACGCCTGCAAGCACGCCCAAAAATGCCTGCACCACAGTTAAGAGGCAACCTGGGAGAATGCAAAAAAGAAatgtaagaataattttttttttggaaaaattatgtGTTACCAAAGACGCCCTCGGGATCGAAAGCCTGTGCGCCGTAAATATATTTCGCCGTGGGATGCTGATAGATGTGCGCATCGCCTAAAATCAAGCGATCTACATAACCGTTAGCGCCACCTGTGCAGTTCGGATATTGTGCGTTTGAGTGCTTGCCGCCAGGACCCAGATAACCGCTTtggatattgaatatttaagaaGATTACACCTATAAAATGGATAGCGAATGATTCCAGTATACTTACGTGGGACAATTTGGCACCGGAAGTCCGAATATTAAACCCAAGTAAACAGCAATGAGCGAAAGCATTACCAGAAATTCTGCTCTTAGTAAAATTATATCACACAAAGCGCGTTTCCAAGCGATCTATgtagaataaaatttaaaaaaatgtaaatagtaATACatagtaatatatttatatcgatTGAAAAACTACCCACCTGTGGCATCACGAACTCCCCCTGAATGAATAACGTGTGAACCAAACCACAGATTAGATATGCAACAGCAAAGCGTTGCAGTACACCCATTATGCGTAAATTGGACATTTGTGGACCATTTACCGAGTTTAGACATACgccaataacaaataatttaaatgaacgCTGAAATATTTAGGAATTATAA
This genomic interval carries:
- the LOC105209047 gene encoding heparan-alpha-glucosaminide N-acetyltransferase; amino-acid sequence: MSEFVEYTEPEWRGMNMRELKVDEAYLVVKNQYNQPAYLYSRSEECYTCPYSFVRSMHNFTYKLNVARGWEFKVYDKRVDALTANEMQCNDTICNSVCELYASPTELQEFGVYNFTLHQNGSCELITDKAGVDVNLSLVSVFLLVTLVLAAIRMAWCAWSSYTFNPEAAAAAEINAAVTPSKRMRSLDAFRGMAIVLMIFVNSGGGGYWWIEHAPWNGLHLADVVFPSFLWIMGVCIPISVKSQLARGTPKARICRRIIWRSFKLFVIGVCLNSVNGPQMSNLRIMGVLQRFAVAYLICGLVHTLFIQGEFVMPQIAWKRALCDIILLRAEFLVMLSLIAVYLGLIFGLPVPNCPTGYLGPGGKHSNAQYPNCTGGANGYVDRLILGDAHIYQHPTAKYIYGAQAFDPEGVFGCLLTVVQAFLGVLAGVIILVHTGWSARIKRWLYWSLALALLGGALCFFTVEDGPIPINKNLWSLSFVFVTSALAFFILSILYFIIDVRRWWAGFPFVESGMNAIIMYVGHSVMHKMLPWHWRIGPMNTHFVLLLECTWNTLLWVAIALYLDAIKFYYSL